In Primulina eburnea isolate SZY01 chromosome 14, ASM2296580v1, whole genome shotgun sequence, the following proteins share a genomic window:
- the LOC140813075 gene encoding protein LIGHT-DEPENDENT SHORT HYPOCOTYLS 10-like: MNSPSATIMSKDSVEASASKHQKQPPPLSRYESQKRRDWNTFGQYLKNQRPPLTISQFNCGHVLEFLRYLDQFGKTKVHLPGCMFFGQPDPPAPCTCPLKQAWGSLDALIGRLRAAYEEHGGSPETNPFGNGSIRVYLREVKECQAKARGIAFKKKKKKKINHPIMNLRQPA; this comes from the coding sequence ATGAATTCTCCTTCTGCAACGATCATGTCCAAGGATTCTGTCGAAGCTTCGGCCAGTAAGCACCAGAAGCAGCCGCCGCCACTTAGCCGTTACGAGTCTCAAAAGAGGAGAGACTGGAACACTTTTGGACAGTACCTGAAAAACCAGAGACCTCCACTCACAATATCTCAGTTCAACTGCGGCCATGTCCTTGAATTTCTCCGATACCTAGACCAGTTTGGAAAAACTAAGGTTCATTTACCCGGTTGCATGTTCTTCGGTCAGCCCGATCCTCCGGCGCCTTGCACCTGCCCCTTAAAGCAGGCTTGGGGAAGCCTTGATGCTTTGATCGGACGGCTTCGGGCAGCTTACGAAGAGCACGGCGGATCACCGGAGACAAACCCTTTTGGCAACGGATCAATCCGCGTTTACTTGCGTGAAGTGAAGGAATGCCAAGCTAAGGCAAGAGGGATAGCTtttaagaagaagaagaaaaagaaaatcaacCATCCGATCATGAATCTGAGGCAACCCGCTTGA
- the LOC140812706 gene encoding uncharacterized protein, whose product MVGVAVVGVVVVVGELEVALEAMVEEVVGVKEVVEMAAVAREVVEMAAVVEEAMGEEVRVVAVKMVEVVMVVGVKEVVEMAAVAVEAMGEEVRVVAVTMVAVVTVVEVMVVGVKEVEEMAAVAVEAMGEEVRVVAVRTVVVAMEEVVRVVVVTTAVVAMDEVVVVVEAMGEVMRVVAETTVVAAMEKVVTVVVVVEKEEVVMGAREEVVMMVEVVDSMTEIMMVAVVLERMGEEVEKLTTVVVAAEAMMEEAVIRVVVMLGEVVLAVLVVEAKKQAGVAAAKFVWVREEAVLVAAMIELVAEASAWEEEAVV is encoded by the exons ATGGTGGGGGTGGCGGTGGTGGGGGTTGTGGTGGTCGTGGGGGAATTGGAGGTGGCACTGGAGGCGATGGTGGAGGAGGTGGTGGGGGTGAAGGAGGTGGTGGAGATGGCGGCGGTGGCA AGGGAGGTGGTGGAGATGGCGGCGGTGGTGGAGGAGGCGATGGGGGAGGAGGTGAGGGTGGTGGCGGTGAAGATGGTGGAGGTGGTGATGGTGGTGGGGGTGAAGGAGGTGGTGGAGATGGCGGCGGTGGCGGTGGAGGCGATGGGGGAGGAGGTGAGGGTGGTGGCGGTGACAATGGTGGCGGTGGTGACGGTGGTGGAGGTGATGGTGGTGGGGGTGAAGGAGGTGGAGGAGATGGCGGCGGTGGCGGTGGAGGCGATGGGGGAGGAGGTGAGGGTGGTGGCGGTGAGAACGGTGGTGGTGGCGATGGAGGAG GTGGTGAGGGTGGTGGTGGTGACGACGGCGGTGGTGGCGATGGATGAGgttgtggtggtggtggaggcgATGGGGGAGGTGATGAGGGTTGTGGCGGAGACGACGGTGGTGGCGGCGATGGAGAAGGTGGTgacggtggtggtggtggtggagaaGGAGGAGGTGGTGATGGGGGCGAGGGAAGAGGTGGTGATgatggtggaggtggtggattCGATGACGGAGATAATGATGGTGGCGGTGGTGTTGGAGAGGATGGGGGAAGAGGTGGAGAAGCTGACGACGGTGGTGGTGGCGGCGGAGGCGATGATGGAGGAGGCGGTGATAAGGGTGGTGGTGATGTTGGGGGAAGTGGTGTTAGCGGTGTTGGTGGTGGAGGCGAAGAAACAGGCGGGGGTGGCGGCGGCGAAGTTTGTGTGGGTGAGGGAAGAGGCTGTGTTGGTGGCGGCGATGATTGAGTTGGTGGCGGAGGCGAGTGCGTGGGAGGAGGAGGCAGTGGTGTAA
- the LOC140812707 gene encoding low-temperature-induced cysteine proteinase-like, producing MGHQFLHAFLLISLAIVASSLSLEFSIIGANPDEILEERIPELFQSWKEKHGKVYEHAEEAAERLRIFRTNIKYVLEKNMDRRLPMGPLVGLNKFADLSNEEFRKIYTRKIQKPFEKRRRYSLEDVQLKMKISSCEAPTSLDWREHGVVTGVKDQGQCGSCWAFSSTGAVEGINALTTRELVSLSEQELVDCDSTNYGCNGGYMDYAFEWIINNGGINAEYNYPYNGNDDKCNSTKEGEKVVSIDGYIDVEEEESAMLCAVAKQPVSVGIYGSAIDFQLYTGGIYDGECSGNPDEIDHAVLVVGYGSEGDEEYWIVKNSWGKDWGMNGYAWIRRNTGSRYGVCAINAMASYPTKPPPPPPPSPPPPSPPPPPPPPPPPSPPPPPPPPPPSPTLCGDFSFCPPRTTCCCRFHTWGICLIYDCCPLNSAVCCNGSEYCCPIEFPICDVYEGLCLKKRGDYLGLRAGKRKPSRHKFPWSKIEENEKKHQPLRWRRNPFAEMR from the exons ATGGGACACCAATTTCTCCACGCCTTTCTTTTGATCTCATTAGCAATCGTAGCTTCTTCCCTCTCCCTCGAATTCTCAATCATCGGAGCCAACCCTGATGAGATTCTTGAAGAGAGAATCCCGGAGCTTTTCCAATCATGGAAGGAGAAGCACGGCAAGGTGTACGAGCACGCGGAAGAGGCGGCCGAAAGACTAAGGATCTTCCGGACTAATATCAAATATGTGCTGGAGAAAAACATGGACAGAAGATTGCCGATGGGGCCCCTCGTGGGGTTGAACAAATTCGCAGATTTGAGCAATGAGGAGTTCAGGAAGATCTACACTAGGAAAATACAGAAGCCCTTTGAGAAAAGGAGGAGATATTCGTTGGAGGATGTTCAGCTGAAGATGAAGATTTCGTCCTGCGAAGCTCCTACTTCTCTGGATTGGAGGGAACACGGCGTTGTTACAGGCGTGAAGGATCAAGGTCAATGTG GAAGTTGCTGGGCCTTTTCTTCCACCGGAGCAGTGGAAGGGATAAATGCCTTGACCACGAGAGAACTGGTTAGCCTCTCGGAACAAGAACTCGTTGACTGTGATTCGACCAATTATGGTTGCAATGGAGGCTACATGGACTATGCTTTTGAATGGATCATTAACAATGGAGGAATCAATGCGGAATATAATTATCCATACAATGGAAACGATGACAAATGCAACAGCACCAAG GAAGGAGAAAAAGTTGTGAGCATTGATGGATACATAGAcgttgaagaagaagaaagtGCAATGCTATGTGCAGTTGCGAAACAGCCTGTTAGCGTCGGGATTTATGGCTCCGCAATTGATTTCCAATTGTATACAGGG GGGATTTACGATGGGGAATGCTCTGGGAATCCGGATGAAATAGATCATGCAGTGTTGGTAGTGGGATATGGAAGTGAAGGAGATGAGGAATACTGGATTGTGAAGAACTCTTGGGGGAAGGATTGGGGGATGAATGGATATGCTTGGATTAGAAGGAATACTGGATCTAGATATGGTGTTTGTGCGATCAATGCCATGGCTTCTTATCCCACTAAG cctccaccaccaccgccgCCATCACCACCTCCTCCCtccccaccaccaccaccaccaccacctccacctccatcGCCACCACCACCTC CACCGCCACCCCCACCATCCCCTACTTTATGTGGAGACTTTTCCTTCTGTCCACCACGTACCACATGCTGTTGCCGCTTTCATACATGGGGCATTTGTCTCATTTATGATTGTTGTCCACTAAATAGTGCGGTTTGCTGTAATGGCTCTGAATATTGTTGTCCAATTGAATTCCCCATTTGTGATGTGTACGAAGGTCTATGTCTCAAG AAACGTGGAGATTACTTGGGATTGAGAGCAGGGAAAAGGAAACCGTCAAGACATAAATTTCCATGGAGtaaaattgaagaaaatgaaaagaagCATCAACCTCTTCGATGGAGAAGGAATCCGTTCGCTGAAATGCGGTAA
- the LOC140812378 gene encoding uncharacterized protein, with translation MKNAIRCCISCILPCGALDVIRIVHANGRVEEISGTVKAEEIMKLHPKHVLKKPSKSFSDEGVCPKIVVVSPDAELQRGKIYFLMPLPPAPDKIRSKRKKKEYSENNNSKAANATGGSDVSVTNLLVSDRYLSEILSENISTQRDRRRGRVGVWRPHLESISETLSEA, from the coding sequence ATGAAAAACGCAATCAGATGCTGCATATCTTGCATTCTGCCATGCGGGGCACTCGACGTGATCCGAATCGTGCATGCTAATGGCCGCGTTGAAGAAATCAGTGGCACCGTAAAGGCAGAAGAAATCATGAAATTGCATCCCAAACACGTCTTAAAGAAGCCATCAAAGTCGTTTTCTGATGAAGGTGTGTGCCCCAAAATCGTCGTCGTTTCTCCGGACGCGGAGCTTCAGCGTGGCAAGATTTATTTCCTCATGCCACTGCCTCCGGCGCCGGATAAAATCCGATCGAAGAGGAAAAAGAAAGAGTATTCTGAAAATAACAACAGCAAGGCGGCTAACGCTACTGGAGGCAGCGATGTTTCAGTTACAAATCTACTCGTTTCCGATCGCTATTTGAGTGAGATTTTATCGGAGAATATTTCAACGCAAAGGGATCGGCGGCGAGGCCGCGTCGGCGTTTGGAGGCCCCATCTGGAGAGCATTTCTGAGACCCTATCCGAAGCCTAG
- the LOC140812704 gene encoding uncharacterized protein yields the protein MENRQLNFDAPLLSVRRFSSPIRPSKLVNSNWIENIQPYGQKSLPLMEEVTKPASVPFHWEKIPGKSKGRVYTPEEPSITPRLPPGMVSDAIRRNSGELPRMAPGRISDPLRYNSGESPRFQPGRVSSSSRYNSGERSSDQNIYRTQIETISFMDHASLLEKLNESSDCKDESDAVSENEECCDKLHWLSRTESSSFNYSVSGLSGYHSSCVKPSGTFSVDVQTRDFMMNRFLPAAKAVVLETPQYVMKKPLAVNQTPKEQIKKVISCENKPLPKQYGFDSNQKHSGYTVNVESEDEKECPVPVKKRGKIWGIIPRLCVKNTLCLFSPLPGMKLRTHTPNFSAGEIRRPTQKAYSGPLYKNSCHPTPQKKFHSGLLSRDLQEMEKKLAGDSNQILSSLGSYKSGHPPLRRNRSGGISPYRNESTKPSFREGVGFLGLPKEVEKDSAKKIASSLKMFLALQDVSRNQINGTLKPECAIDVMKDVKMNQLPNQESRPPLESDVNFGAKEENSLKSDDQREFDPACMKSLLPPPLPKSPSESWLWRTLPSISLGNQVSHQRSKSPFDPRKQVPQGSKTDTKWETIVKSSYLRHDHVPYSAELVPFGSHRRYYS from the exons ATGGAGAACAGGCAACTAAATTTCGATGCTCCTCTTCTATCCGTACGGAGATTTTCATCACCCATACGCCCTTCAAAGCTTGTAAATAGCAATTGGATCGAAAATATACAACCCTATGGACAGAAGTCCCTTCCGTTAATGGAGGAGGTGACAAAACCAGCTTCAGTTCCATTTCACTGGGAAAAAATCCCGGGAAAATCGAAAGGTAGAGTCTACACGCCAGAGGAACCTTCGATTACACCAAGGCTTCCACCTGGCATGGTATCAGATGCCATTAGACGCAATTCGGGTGAACTTCCAAGGATGGCACCGGGAAGGATATCAGATCCCTTGAGATACAATTCGGGTGAAAGCCCGAGGTTCCAGCCGGGGCGGGTGTCGAGTTCTTCAAGATACAATTCAGGTGAAAGATCGAGTGACCAGAATATTTATAGGACTCAGATTGAAACAATATCTTTCATGGACCATGCCAGTCTTCTGGAGAAATTGAATGAGAGTTCAGATTGTAAAGATGAGTCTGATGCAGTAAGTGAAAATGAGGAATGTTGCGATAAACTTCACTGGCTTTCACGAACAGAATCATCATCCTTTAACTATAGTGTAAGTGGTCTGAGTGGATACCATAGTTCATGTGTGAAACCATCCGGGACATTCTCTGTCGATGTTCAAACACGAGATTTTATGATGAATAGATTCCTACCAGCAGCCAAGGCTGTTGTTTTGGAGACACCGCAATATGTCATGAAGAAGCCGTTAGCGGTGAACCAGACACCAAAAGAACAGATAAAGAAGGTGATTTCTTGTGAGAATAAGCCTTTACCAAAGCAGTACGGTTTTGATTCCAATCAGAAACATAGCGGGTATACGGTTAATGTGGAAAGCGAAGATGAAAAGGAGTGTCCCGTTCCAGTGAAAAAGCGGGGGAAAATTTGGGGGATTATCCCTCGGCTGTGTGTGAAGAATACTTTGTGCCTCTTTAGTCCATTGCCAGGAATGAAATTGAGAACCCACACTCCAAATTTTTCAGCTGGTGAAATTAGGCGACCAACTCAAAAAGCATACAGCGGACCTCTGTACAAG AATTCTTGTCATCCGACTCCTCAGAAAAAATTTCATTCCGGATTGTTATCTCGGGACCTtcaagaaatggagaaaaaacTAGCTGGTGATTCGAATCAGATTTTGAGTTCTCTTGGCTCATATAAATCAGGACATCCCCCCTTGAGGCGTAACAGAAGTGGTGGCATATCTCCATACCGAAATGAATCTACGAAGCCTTCATTCCGTGAAGGAGTGGGCTTTCTTGGACTTCCCAAGGAAGTTGAGAAAGACAGTGCCAAGAAAATCGCATCTTCCCTCAAAATGTTTTTGGCCTTGCAAGATGTATCGAGGAATCAGATAAATGGCACCCTGAAGCCTGAATGCGCCATTGATGTAATGAAGGATGTTAAAATGAATCAACTACCCAATCAAGAATCCAGGCCACCTTTAGAATCTGATGTAAATTTTGGTGCAAAAGAAGAAAATAGCCTGAAGTCTGATGATCAAAGAGAATTTGATCCTGCCTGTATGAAGTCTCTGTTACCTCCACCGTTACCAAAATCACCTTCCGAATCATGGCTTTGGCGTACACTGCCTTCCATTTCTTTGGGCAATCAGGTTTCGCATCAGCGGAGCAAAAGCCCATTTGACCCTAGGAAACAGGTCCCGCAAGGTTCGAAGACTGACACCAAATGGGAGACTATAGTAAAATCTTCTTACTTACGACATGATCACGTTCCTTATTCAGCG GAGCTAGTGCCGTTTGGATCTCATAGAAGGTACTATTCGTAG